A genomic region of Bacteroidota bacterium contains the following coding sequences:
- the fabD gene encoding ACP S-malonyltransferase, whose amino-acid sequence MGKTAYIFPGQGSQYVGMGKDFFDEDADSRSLFQHADDVLGVPLSRICFEGPDEELKQTRNTQPAIFLHSLVVFRKLKSLPPDMVAGHSLGEYSALVAAGAMTFEAGLRLVRLRGELMQRAGEEQQGTMAAVVGLLPEAVEEVCKEASSTGIVQPANFNSPGQIVISGSVDGVRKGMELAKARGAKLVKELVVSGAFHSPLMASARDGLKKKLDETPIVDSAIPVYANVSAEPVTRAEDIRDLLFRQLTSPVRWEESVIHMVRDGADAFVEVGPGKVLQGLVKRIASNARASGYDKLSDIQSN is encoded by the coding sequence ATGGGAAAAACCGCATACATATTCCCCGGACAGGGCTCCCAATACGTCGGCATGGGGAAGGATTTTTTCGACGAGGATGCCGACTCACGTTCACTCTTTCAGCACGCCGATGATGTACTTGGCGTACCGCTCAGCAGGATTTGTTTCGAAGGTCCCGACGAAGAACTGAAACAAACCCGCAACACGCAGCCGGCGATTTTTCTTCACAGCCTCGTTGTATTCAGAAAACTGAAGTCACTTCCGCCCGATATGGTTGCTGGTCACTCGCTCGGCGAATATTCGGCGCTGGTGGCGGCGGGCGCAATGACGTTTGAAGCGGGGCTCAGGCTTGTACGGCTTCGCGGCGAGTTGATGCAGAGAGCTGGCGAAGAACAACAAGGAACAATGGCAGCCGTCGTCGGCCTCCTCCCCGAAGCGGTTGAAGAAGTCTGCAAGGAAGCATCATCTACCGGAATCGTCCAACCGGCAAACTTCAACTCGCCGGGACAAATCGTGATCTCCGGTTCTGTTGACGGAGTTCGAAAAGGAATGGAACTGGCAAAGGCACGCGGCGCCAAACTCGTGAAAGAACTCGTCGTCAGCGGGGCATTTCATTCGCCGTTGATGGCAAGCGCCCGCGACGGACTCAAGAAGAAACTCGACGAAACACCAATCGTTGATTCGGCAATTCCGGTGTACGCCAATGTTTCCGCCGAACCCGTTACGCGGGCGGAAGATATTCGCGATTTGCTGTTCCGGCAACTGACAAGTCCCGTACGTTGGGAAGAATCCGTGATACACATGGTACGCGACGGCGCCGATGCGTTCGTGGAAGTCGGGCCGGGCAAAGTACTGCAGGGACTCGTGAAGCGTATTGCTTCGAATGCCCGGGCTTCCGGTTACGACAAGTTGTCCGACATACAATCGAACTGA
- the fabG gene encoding 3-oxoacyl-[acyl-carrier-protein] reductase has product MGILDNTVAVVTGGGRGIGRAIVVALAEAGSKVAFTYKSSATQADELVKELVAKGLTTRAYQADAVSTVNAAAVIDSVVKEFGRLDILVNNAGITKDGLLMRMSEEDWDTVLDNNLKSVFNYTKAACRTMMSQRSGKIINITSIVGVSGNAGQANYAASKAGIVGFTKSVAKELGSRNIAVNAVAPGYVETDMTDKLSDDQKKALADFIPLKRTAQAHEVASVVKFLASQDANYITGQVICVDGGMTM; this is encoded by the coding sequence ATGGGAATATTGGATAATACCGTTGCAGTAGTCACCGGCGGCGGTCGGGGGATCGGCAGGGCGATTGTTGTCGCGCTCGCTGAAGCCGGATCGAAAGTGGCCTTTACATACAAAAGTTCGGCGACGCAGGCCGACGAACTGGTGAAAGAGTTGGTTGCAAAAGGACTGACGACGCGTGCGTATCAAGCGGATGCCGTTTCAACCGTAAATGCGGCGGCGGTTATTGATTCCGTTGTGAAGGAATTCGGCCGCCTCGATATCCTCGTCAACAATGCCGGCATTACCAAGGACGGCCTGCTGATGCGAATGAGTGAAGAGGATTGGGATACAGTGCTCGACAACAATCTCAAAAGCGTGTTCAATTACACAAAGGCTGCTTGCCGGACGATGATGAGCCAGCGTTCGGGAAAGATTATCAATATCACATCAATCGTCGGCGTTTCAGGCAACGCCGGACAGGCAAATTATGCCGCGTCGAAAGCGGGAATTGTCGGATTCACAAAATCTGTTGCAAAAGAGTTGGGTTCTCGCAATATTGCAGTAAACGCTGTCGCCCCCGGCTACGTGGAAACCGACATGACCGACAAGCTGAGCGACGACCAAAAGAAAGCTCTCGCAGATTTTATTCCGCTGAAACGCACGGCACAAGCGCATGAAGTCGCATCCGTCGTAAAGTTTCTCGCATCGCAGGACGCAAACTACATCACCGGACAGGTGATTTGCGTTGATGGCGGAATGACAATGTAG
- a CDS encoding DUF3109 family protein — MAQKPLLKVKHFTISNEFFEKGYPEGGSPCNCSSQCCEGGVWMDVTDYERIMEKKDLLKQQMDDTQTTDETKWFENEIVDDSDFPSGKAIGSEVYHDKCTFLDKVGRCSIQLAAVAAGKHKWAWKPMYCILFPIEVSDNLVSFDPMLQGEQSCCTISSAFSTPLFVACKEELTQLLGEDGYEMMENHYDSLRKRSLVETKG, encoded by the coding sequence ATGGCGCAAAAACCGCTGCTGAAAGTAAAACACTTCACCATCTCGAATGAGTTTTTCGAAAAAGGATATCCTGAAGGCGGAAGTCCGTGCAACTGTTCATCCCAATGCTGTGAAGGGGGAGTGTGGATGGATGTGACCGACTATGAACGCATCATGGAGAAGAAGGATCTCCTCAAGCAACAGATGGACGACACCCAAACAACCGATGAAACGAAGTGGTTTGAAAATGAGATTGTCGATGACAGCGACTTCCCTTCAGGGAAAGCAATCGGATCGGAAGTCTATCATGACAAATGCACATTCCTCGACAAAGTCGGACGATGTTCGATTCAACTGGCTGCGGTGGCAGCAGGCAAGCACAAGTGGGCGTGGAAGCCGATGTATTGCATTCTCTTCCCTATCGAAGTAAGCGACAACCTCGTCAGTTTCGATCCGATGTTACAAGGCGAGCAGAGTTGCTGCACAATCAGCTCGGCATTTTCAACACCTCTGTTTGTCGCTTGCAAGGAAGAACTGACACAACTTCTCGGCGAAGATGGCTACGAGATGATGGAGAACCACTATGATTCACTTCGCAAAAGATCACTTGTAGAAACCAAAGGTTGA
- a CDS encoding acyl carrier protein, giving the protein MAADVEAKVKEIIVNKLGVDEGQITPEASFTNDLGADSLDTVELVMEFEKAFGLTIPDEDAEKIGTVGDAIKYINSKSA; this is encoded by the coding sequence ATGGCAGCAGATGTCGAAGCAAAAGTGAAAGAAATCATCGTCAACAAACTTGGCGTCGATGAAGGACAAATCACGCCCGAAGCGTCGTTTACGAATGATCTCGGGGCAGATTCACTCGATACAGTGGAGTTGGTGATGGAATTCGAGAAGGCATTCGGTTTGACCATCCCCGACGAAGATGCCGAAAAAATCGGTACTGTCGGCGATGCAATCAAATACATTAATTCAAAGTCTGCCTGA
- the fabF gene encoding beta-ketoacyl-ACP synthase II gives MSEKRRVVVTGMGAVTPIGLNAKEYWTNLLAGKSGAATITYFDTALFGTRFACEVKGFKATDFMDRKSSQRMDPFAQYAVVASDEAVADSGLQLKDMDTDRVGCVYGSGIGGMITYDTQFNNYKEGGPRRISPFFIPMLIPDIASSQVSMKHGMKGPTYATVSACATANHAIGDSYRIIQYGDADVMVCGGSEAPITPMGLGGFDSMKALSTRNDEPEKASRPFDAKRDGFVMGEGGATLVLEELQHALKRGAKIYAEVVGIGYTADAHHITAPAEGGEGAVRSMKRALNDAGIAPETVDYINVHGTSTPLGDIAENTAIKTTFGEHAKRLNISSTKSMTGHLLGAAGAIEAIAAIMACYADHIPPTINQEFPDPECDLNYTPNVAVKRTVNYALSNTFGFGGKNATLIVKKYTS, from the coding sequence ATGAGTGAGAAACGAAGAGTCGTTGTCACCGGCATGGGTGCGGTAACGCCGATTGGCCTGAACGCGAAGGAGTATTGGACCAACCTTCTCGCGGGAAAAAGCGGAGCCGCAACCATCACCTATTTCGACACAGCCTTATTCGGGACACGTTTCGCTTGCGAAGTAAAGGGATTCAAAGCCACGGATTTCATGGACCGGAAATCCTCGCAGCGGATGGATCCATTTGCACAGTACGCGGTGGTTGCATCGGATGAGGCGGTTGCCGATTCGGGATTGCAATTGAAGGATATGGACACCGACCGCGTCGGTTGCGTGTACGGATCCGGCATCGGAGGAATGATCACCTACGACACGCAGTTCAACAACTACAAGGAAGGCGGCCCCCGGCGTATCAGCCCGTTTTTCATTCCCATGCTCATCCCCGATATCGCATCAAGCCAGGTTTCGATGAAGCATGGCATGAAAGGCCCAACGTATGCAACAGTCTCGGCATGCGCCACGGCGAACCATGCCATCGGCGACTCGTACCGCATCATCCAGTACGGTGATGCGGACGTGATGGTTTGCGGCGGGTCGGAAGCCCCCATCACACCGATGGGGCTCGGAGGATTCGATTCGATGAAGGCACTCTCCACGCGCAATGACGAACCGGAGAAAGCAAGCCGCCCGTTCGATGCAAAACGCGACGGCTTTGTTATGGGAGAAGGAGGCGCAACGCTTGTGCTGGAGGAACTTCAACACGCACTCAAACGCGGAGCAAAGATCTATGCCGAAGTCGTCGGCATAGGATACACTGCAGACGCGCATCATATTACCGCACCGGCGGAGGGAGGCGAGGGCGCGGTACGCTCGATGAAGCGCGCATTGAACGATGCCGGCATTGCGCCGGAGACGGTTGACTACATCAATGTCCACGGCACATCAACGCCTCTCGGCGATATTGCGGAGAATACCGCAATCAAGACGACATTCGGCGAGCACGCAAAAAGGCTGAACATCAGTTCCACGAAATCCATGACCGGGCATTTGCTCGGCGCGGCGGGCGCCATCGAGGCCATTGCCGCAATCATGGCGTGCTACGCCGACCACATCCCCCCGACCATCAACCAGGAATTCCCCGATCCTGAATGCGATTTGAACTACACGCCGAATGTTGCAGTGAAGCGGACAGTGAACTACGCGCTCAGCAACACGTTCGGGTTCGGAGGGAAAAACGCTACGCTTATTGTAAAAAAATACACTTCGTAA